One window of the Athene noctua chromosome 5, bAthNoc1.hap1.1, whole genome shotgun sequence genome contains the following:
- the C8B gene encoding complement component C8 beta chain → MGAVVVSNRRWYLGGMSTAHTAFAPCPVKLLLLYAVFSILNGRCFGGEKESLNLISTNESVANSRHARSVSNLPQPRDCTLSAWSSWSKCDPCQKKRYRFARLEQPSQFHGDACDYADKETEDCVTNNPCRNKVRCEGFVCAVTGRCITRRLLCNGDDDCGDQSDEKNCKKVFKKCEQKMEQYWGIENLAKGLNIFTNNLEGLVLDHRYYGGGCSPHYIVDTRFRKPYNVESYTPETKGKYEFTMTEYDSYSNYESSVLKAKASQSSFSFGIKIPGLFELGYNSNDNRFKKFFQRMKRFSSTSSKFIHARSELAVAIYKLKPRALMLHYEFLQRLHQLPSEYSYGEYRELYRDYGTHYITEATVGGIYEYTLVLNSDELQKAGYSLSDVQKCAQHGFNIGASIFGVYVKLGITEAGCKSLLKEIGDSTSTKKYVEDFIVLVRGGASEHITTLAYKDLPTAALMQEWGDAVQYNPEIIKLKAEPLYQLVTPSDFANAITIKENLRRALEEFQLETSSCRCAPCHGNGIPFLQGTECECLCPLGYSGTACEISERKDAAINGNWGCWANWSPCSGGQRTRRRQCNNPPPQNGGSSCSGPDAETVMC, encoded by the exons ATGGGAGCAGTGGTGGTTTCGAATCGCCGATGGTACCTTGGAGGGATGAGCACAGCACACACGGCATTTGCTCCGTGCCCCGTCAAACTGTTGCTGCTTTATGCTGTATTCAGCATCCTAAATGGTCGTTGCTTTGG TGGTGAAAAGGAGTCCCTTAACCTCATCAGCACCAACGAGAGCGTGGCCAACAGCAGGCATGCCCGGTCCGTGAGCAACCTGCCGCAGCCCCGGGACTGCACGCTCTCCGCCTGGTCCTCGTGGAGCAAGTGCGATCCCTGCCAAAAGAAAAGG TACAGATTTGCCCGCCTGGAACAACCTTCTCAGTTCCATGGAGATGCCTGTGATTATGCTGACAAAGAAACTGAAGACTGTGTTACAAATAATCCTTGCAGGAATAAAGTTAGATGTGAAGGTTTTGTGTGTGCAGTTACAG GGAGATGCATTACACGGAGACTGCTTTGTAATGGGGATGATGACTGTGGGGACCAGTCAGatgaaaaaaactgcaaaaaagtgtttaaaaaatgtgaacagaaGATGGAGCAATACTGGGGAATAGAGAATCTGGCAAAAGG GTTAAATATCTTCACAAACAACTTGGAAGGATTAGTTCTTGACCACAGGTACTATGGTGGGGGATGTTCTCCCCATTATATCGTGGACACGAGATTCAGAAAGCCATATAATGTAGAAAGCTATACACCAGAG ACCAAAGGCAAATATGAATTTACAATGACTGAATATGACTCCTACTCAAATTATGAAAGCAGTGTCCTGAAGGCAAAAGCTTCACAGTCTAGCTTCAGCTTTGGTATAAAAATACCAGGACTGTTTGAACTTGGTTACAATTCAAACGACAACAGGTTCAAGAAGTTCTTTCAAAGGATGAAAAGGTTTTCTTCAACG TCCAGCAAATTCATTCATGCCCGTTCTGAGTTGGCTGTTGCCATTTATAAGCTGAAGCCCCGAGCCCTGATGCTGCATTATGAGTTCCTGCAGAGGCTCCACCAGCTCCCATCAGAGTACAGCTACGGAGAGTACCGAGAGCTCTACAGAGACTATGGGACTCATTACATCACAGAGGCTACCGTCGGTGGCATCTATGAATATACTTTAGTCCTGAACAGTGATGAGCTTCAAAAGGCAG GTTATTCTCTGAGCGATGTCCAGAAATGTGCACAGCATGGCTTTAACATTGGTGCAAGTATTTTTGGTGTCTATGTGAAGCTTGGAATAACTGAAGCTGGCTGTAAATCCCTTTTAAAAGAGATTGGAG ACAGCACCTCCACAAAAAAGTATGTGGAAGATTTCATCGTCCTTGTTCGTGGCGGAGCAAGCGAACACATCACAACGCTGGCTTACAAGGACCTGCCGACAGCTGCCCTCATGCAGGAGTGGGGAGATGCTGTACAGTACAACCCTGAAATCATAAAGCTAAAG GCAGAGCCGCTGTATCAGCTGGTGACTCCATCTGACTTCGCTAATGCAAtcacaataaaagaaaatctgcGACGGGCTCTTGAGGAGTTTCAGCTGGAGACCAGTTCTTGTCGCTGTGCTCCGTGCCACGGCAATGGCATCCCCTTTCTGCAAG GAACCGAGTGTGAATGCTTATGTCCCCTGGGCTACAGTGGCACTGCCTGTGAGATCAGCGAGAGGAAAG atgctgcTATTAATGGAAACTGGGGTTGCTGGGCCAACTGGTCTCCATGTTCAGGAGGGCAACGAACAAGGAGACGACAGTGCAACAACCCTCCCCCACAAAACGGTGGTTCCTCATGCTCGGGGCCAGATGCTGAGACAGTTATGTGCTAG